Proteins found in one Campylobacter concisus genomic segment:
- the fliD gene encoding flagellar filament capping protein FliD, translating to MAVGNVTNLGIGTKNSGLNDDLIKKLKEADEAGQIKPLTKRLERNDLKQKDLAALKTLVSNVNVSGKTLGGEALYLKRTTNNAGKSVTASAANGVSVQNFSIDVQKLAQKDTFQSSNFKNASNLVGATNNGSFDIEIDGQKFSISVTRSTTYQDIVDKINDISGGKLQARILNVGGDKPNQIMLQSGNTGATQTIKFSNDTAGVLDKLGWDSTQFQDKDANGTLLTNPDGTPKMTSNFEKNRILKAQDAEFTYNGVNVKRSKNTFNDLRPGISITLNETGKTNVSVSQDTKEVIKAVEEFIKDYNLMTMNLGIATKYDEEKGAGTFQGVSEISSLRSNIGRLVNGQDSEGKALSKYGIVPDKDGQLQLDLNKLNAALSKDPEEIQKFFMGSSKIEPISYMGASTVSAGALDIKAGDLTINGKSVTFSTTATATAEENALKLQQAINDAGITGVTASLDKSGKRIVLKRSDGENIEVKGKNSALTALGMNEATINPVTKKTDGLFTKLAKMLDGVVGKSGTMVAMQNQLKDENESITKNKESTQKLLDEKYTTMQERFIKYNAIIASLENQFSTLKSMIDAEINSRK from the coding sequence GGCATCGGCACAAAAAATAGCGGACTAAATGATGATCTTATCAAGAAATTAAAAGAAGCAGATGAAGCAGGACAGATCAAGCCTTTAACAAAAAGGCTAGAGAGAAACGACCTAAAGCAAAAAGACCTTGCAGCGCTAAAAACTCTAGTTAGCAACGTAAACGTAAGTGGCAAAACACTTGGCGGAGAGGCACTTTATCTAAAAAGAACTACAAATAATGCTGGCAAAAGCGTAACAGCCTCAGCGGCAAATGGTGTTAGCGTGCAAAATTTTAGTATCGATGTGCAAAAACTTGCTCAAAAAGATACATTTCAAAGCTCAAATTTCAAAAACGCTTCAAACTTAGTAGGTGCGACAAATAACGGCTCTTTTGACATTGAGATCGATGGACAAAAATTTTCTATTAGCGTAACTAGATCAACCACATATCAAGATATTGTAGACAAGATAAATGATATTAGTGGCGGTAAATTGCAAGCTAGAATTTTAAACGTTGGCGGAGATAAACCAAATCAAATCATGCTTCAATCAGGCAACACTGGCGCAACACAGACTATTAAATTTTCAAATGATACAGCTGGCGTTTTAGATAAGCTAGGCTGGGATAGTACGCAGTTTCAAGATAAAGATGCAAATGGCACTCTGCTAACAAATCCTGATGGCACACCAAAGATGACATCAAATTTTGAAAAAAATAGAATTTTAAAGGCACAAGATGCGGAATTTACATATAACGGAGTAAATGTAAAAAGAAGCAAGAATACTTTCAACGACTTAAGACCGGGAATTTCTATTACATTAAATGAAACTGGTAAAACAAACGTAAGCGTCTCTCAGGATACAAAAGAGGTAATAAAAGCGGTTGAAGAATTTATCAAAGACTACAACCTAATGACCATGAACCTTGGTATAGCCACAAAATATGACGAGGAAAAGGGGGCTGGCACTTTCCAAGGCGTTAGCGAAATTTCAAGTTTAAGATCAAACATTGGTCGTCTTGTAAATGGACAAGATAGCGAAGGCAAAGCATTAAGTAAATATGGCATAGTGCCTGATAAAGACGGACAGCTTCAGCTTGATCTAAATAAACTAAATGCAGCTCTTAGCAAAGATCCTGAAGAGATTCAGAAATTTTTCATGGGATCAAGCAAGATCGAGCCAATAAGCTATATGGGAGCATCGACTGTTAGCGCTGGAGCATTAGACATAAAAGCTGGCGATCTTACGATAAACGGCAAGTCAGTTACATTCTCAACTACTGCCACAGCCACAGCCGAAGAGAACGCGCTAAAACTTCAACAAGCCATAAATGACGCTGGTATAACTGGAGTTACAGCTAGTCTTGATAAAAGTGGCAAAAGAATCGTCTTAAAAAGAAGCGATGGCGAAAATATCGAGGTAAAAGGTAAAAATTCAGCCTTAACAGCTCTAGGTATGAATGAAGCTACTATAAATCCAGTAACCAAAAAGACAGATGGGCTATTTACAAAGCTAGCTAAAATGCTTGATGGTGTCGTTGGCAAAAGTGGTACGATGGTTGCTATGCAAAATCAGTTAAAAGACGAGAATGAGTCGATCACAAAAAACAAAGAGAGCACACAAAAGCTTTTAGATGAAAAGTACACAACAATGCAAGAGCGTTTTATCAAGTATAACGCTATCATAGCAAGCTTAGAAAATCAGTTCTCAACACTAAAATCAATGATCGATGCAGAGATAAATAGCAGAAAATAA
- the fliS gene encoding flagellar export chaperone FliS codes for MNQSAYSAYAQSSFGGIESPTKLIEMLYDGILKFIFRTKKAIEAGDIEKKVYYINRTNAIFVELLNSLDYSQGDVAHYLSGLYTRQMQLLAMANIQNDVAALNEVTNVVKQLSEAWREVTSGE; via the coding sequence ATGAATCAAAGTGCATATAGTGCATACGCACAGTCTAGTTTTGGGGGCATTGAGTCCCCAACTAAATTAATAGAAATGCTTTATGACGGGATTTTAAAATTTATATTTCGTACAAAAAAGGCGATAGAAGCTGGAGATATAGAGAAAAAAGTTTATTATATAAATAGGACAAACGCTATTTTTGTTGAGCTTTTAAATTCGCTTGATTATTCTCAAGGCGATGTAGCTCACTATCTTAGCGGCCTTTATACAAGACAGATGCAGCTTCTTGCTATGGCAAATATACAAAACGATGTCGCAGCTTTAAATGAAGTAACCAATGTTGTAAAGCAACTATCTGAAGCATGGAGAGAGGTAACGTCAGGTGAATAG
- a CDS encoding Type 1 glutamine amidotransferase-like domain-containing protein, with protein sequence MANIFLCSYFAEVASKINEVVNFQGKDIVFIDTAAKFEEVNFYVGEAAEILENFGAKLRHLDVSCAKDSAALVSSQDEPSCEDKILSTISQCDIIYVSGGNTFYLLNELQKSRVWQAIKNAVKAGKIYIGESAGAIAAAPDTKYATLMDENSPNMSDFTGLNLVNFCVVPHFGCEPFTQATCEIMEKFGDSYDLRPMNNAEFISL encoded by the coding sequence ATGGCAAATATTTTTCTTTGCTCTTACTTTGCGGAGGTTGCGAGCAAGATTAATGAAGTGGTAAATTTTCAAGGCAAAGATATTGTTTTTATAGATACTGCGGCCAAATTTGAAGAGGTAAATTTCTACGTCGGCGAAGCGGCGGAGATTTTAGAAAATTTTGGTGCGAAGCTAAGACACCTTGACGTCTCTTGCGCCAAGGATTCGGCAGCGCTAGTATCTAGCCAAGATGAGCCATCTTGTGAAGATAAAATTTTATCTACTATTAGTCAGTGCGACATCATTTACGTTAGCGGCGGAAATACGTTTTATCTGCTTAACGAGCTGCAAAAATCGCGCGTCTGGCAAGCTATAAAAAATGCAGTCAAAGCGGGCAAAATTTATATCGGTGAGTCGGCGGGAGCGATAGCGGCGGCTCCAGATACGAAATATGCTACGCTAATGGATGAAAATAGCCCAAATATGAGCGATTTTACGGGGTTAAATTTAGTTAATTTTTGCGTCGTGCCACACTTTGGCTGCGAGCCTTTTACGCAGGCCACGTGCGAGATAATGGAGAAATTTGGGGACTCGTACGATTTACGACCTATGAATAATGCTGAATTTATTTCACTTTGA
- the truD gene encoding tRNA pseudouridine(13) synthase TruD yields MQETTTFKPLYALTHAPIEAYFSKNSDDFVVREIPLYEFSGDGEHLIVEISKKDMTTQEALHVLSEVTGAKMRDFGYAGLKDKQGMTTQFISMPRKFESNLANFSHEKMKILSLNAHKNKLRIGHLKGNSFFIRLKKVLPSNAKKLEQAFVSIDKMGYANYFGYQRFGKFGDNAETGLEILKNGTINGKKSKNPKLNDFLISAYQSDLFNRWLSRRVEISRFAQDFSLGELAQIYPYFDSAILKNLKSQKRFFKLIEGEVLGHYPHGKCFLCEDLGAEGARFDARDITSCGLIAGAKAYEAQGAARMVEDQVFAQANEHKAKMTGSRRFAWCYLEDTSYKYNEEKAHFTINFTLQKGSYATVVLEEILHKNIFE; encoded by the coding sequence ATGCAAGAAACCACCACTTTTAAGCCACTTTATGCGCTCACTCATGCACCCATCGAGGCTTATTTTTCTAAAAATTCAGATGATTTTGTCGTGCGTGAGATACCGCTTTACGAATTTAGTGGGGATGGCGAGCACTTGATCGTTGAAATTTCTAAAAAAGATATGACGACACAAGAGGCCTTGCACGTCTTAAGTGAGGTCACTGGAGCTAAGATGCGCGACTTTGGCTATGCTGGGCTAAAGGACAAGCAGGGCATGACGACGCAGTTTATCTCTATGCCACGCAAATTTGAGAGCAATTTAGCGAATTTTAGCCACGAAAAGATGAAAATTTTAAGCCTAAATGCGCATAAAAATAAGCTTCGCATCGGACATCTAAAGGGAAATAGCTTTTTTATCCGCTTAAAAAAGGTGCTACCAAGTAATGCCAAAAAGCTAGAGCAAGCATTTGTTAGTATTGATAAAATGGGCTATGCAAACTACTTTGGCTATCAGCGTTTTGGTAAATTTGGCGACAACGCCGAAACTGGACTGGAGATACTTAAAAATGGGACGATAAACGGCAAAAAGAGTAAAAATCCAAAGTTAAACGACTTTTTGATCTCGGCATATCAAAGCGATCTTTTTAACCGCTGGCTTAGCAGACGCGTGGAGATTTCGAGGTTTGCGCAGGATTTTAGCCTAGGAGAGCTAGCTCAAATTTACCCGTATTTTGACAGTGCGATTTTGAAAAATTTAAAATCGCAAAAGAGATTTTTTAAACTGATAGAGGGCGAAGTTTTGGGCCACTACCCGCACGGCAAGTGCTTTTTGTGCGAGGATTTGGGCGCGGAGGGCGCGCGATTTGACGCTAGAGATATCACTAGCTGCGGGCTGATCGCGGGCGCGAAGGCGTATGAGGCGCAGGGGGCGGCGAGAATGGTAGAGGATCAAGTTTTCGCGCAGGCAAATGAACACAAAGCTAAAATGACGGGATCTAGGCGCTTTGCGTGGTGCTACTTGGAGGATACAAGCTACAAATACAACGAGGAAAAAGCGCACTTTACGATAAATTTTACGCTGCAAAAAGGCAGCTACGCAACGGTGGTGCTAGAAGAAATCTTGCATAAAAACATCTTTGAATAG
- a CDS encoding thiamine-phosphate kinase, whose protein sequence is MDKENFTIECFGNAYIGDDAAVLGKQVFSKDIFAENSHFKHGWLSLEEIGYKAMIVNFSDTIVMNARPKFALLGLSLPKNFLPQQIKELSAGINRACEEFGVKIIGGDTISSKILNISVSIIGELNGKAVLRKNAKYGDLVAFTGELGGSKKGLNSLLRLAKISKNSRFKKPILRDNFFYKAAHLINSAMDISDGLNADLAKLLKASKKGAKFTKKLSKFELSSGEEYEILFTFCPKNLNAIKRIAAKTRTKINVFAKISNKRLKQNARNHHF, encoded by the coding sequence ATGGATAAAGAAAATTTCACGATTGAATGCTTTGGTAACGCTTATATTGGCGATGATGCGGCTGTGCTTGGCAAGCAGGTCTTTAGCAAGGATATTTTTGCTGAAAACTCGCACTTTAAGCATGGCTGGCTAAGCCTTGAAGAGATCGGCTACAAGGCGATGATCGTAAATTTTTCAGATACAATCGTGATGAATGCTAGGCCAAAATTTGCGCTTCTTGGACTTAGTTTGCCAAAGAATTTTTTGCCGCAGCAAATCAAAGAGCTAAGCGCTGGCATAAACAGAGCGTGCGAGGAGTTTGGCGTAAAGATAATCGGTGGCGACACGATAAGTAGCAAAATTTTAAATATAAGCGTTAGTATAATTGGCGAGCTAAATGGTAAAGCTGTGCTTAGAAAAAATGCAAAATACGGAGATCTGGTAGCTTTTACGGGCGAGCTTGGAGGTAGCAAAAAGGGGCTAAATTCGCTTCTGAGGCTAGCTAAAATTTCAAAAAACTCGCGATTTAAAAAACCTATTTTAAGAGATAATTTTTTCTACAAAGCAGCTCATCTTATAAACTCCGCTATGGATATCTCAGATGGGCTAAATGCTGATCTTGCTAAGCTTTTAAAGGCTAGCAAAAAGGGTGCTAAATTTACAAAAAAGCTAAGTAAATTTGAGCTTAGTAGCGGCGAAGAGTATGAAATTTTATTTACTTTTTGTCCTAAAAATTTAAACGCTATCAAAAGGATCGCCGCAAAAACACGGACAAAGATTAACGTCTTTGCAAAAATTTCAAATAAAAGGTTAAAACAAAATGCAAGAAACCACCACTTTTAA
- a CDS encoding Mur ligase family protein: MNVFLSISTVLFIFALAFYVITCFQWFSYRPERVLFHFTKPAWHVFFFIVPLVLFYTTGKWFFIYFYFALLPALYLWHKKLDKKLVFTARIKHFFVILACAIILNYALNFIIHKAFLAPMPLFVLVVSLFFSEILEKIKFQGFKNKALKKLGANKDLKIILITASYGKTSIKNFLFEILKDSFVCYKTPRSVNTMAGIIKDINENLNEQTQIYIVEAGARLKGDILEITKFLNPQIVIVGEIGAQHIEYFKTLDNIRSTKLEALQSARLQMAFLHSSTKKEPSENIEIYDESLKDINANLDGISFMLDDKSYASPLLGKFNATNLAVCIKVARYLKMSDEAVDKALSKMKNVEHRLSKIEAGGKLIIDDSFNGNFSGMSASYELVSTYAGRKVLLTPGIVESDAEQNANLAKVINEIFDLVIITSSLNAEVLLKHIVKPKIIILKDKNKMQEILAQNTRAGDLILFSNDAPSFI, translated from the coding sequence ATGAATGTATTTTTAAGCATAAGCACAGTTTTATTTATCTTTGCGCTCGCTTTTTATGTGATTACTTGCTTTCAGTGGTTTTCATATAGGCCTGAGCGCGTACTCTTTCACTTCACAAAGCCCGCTTGGCACGTCTTTTTCTTCATCGTGCCTTTGGTGCTATTTTATACGACTGGCAAGTGGTTTTTTATCTACTTTTACTTTGCGCTTTTGCCAGCTCTTTATCTGTGGCATAAAAAACTTGATAAAAAGCTAGTCTTTACCGCCAGGATCAAGCACTTTTTTGTGATCCTTGCTTGCGCTATTATCCTAAACTATGCTTTAAATTTCATCATCCACAAGGCGTTTTTAGCCCCGATGCCACTTTTTGTCTTGGTTGTGAGCCTATTTTTTAGTGAAATTTTAGAAAAGATTAAATTTCAAGGCTTTAAAAACAAGGCGCTTAAAAAACTGGGTGCAAATAAAGATCTAAAAATCATCTTGATCACAGCAAGCTACGGCAAAACGAGTATCAAAAATTTCTTATTTGAAATTTTAAAAGATAGCTTCGTCTGCTACAAGACGCCTCGCAGCGTAAATACAATGGCTGGCATCATCAAAGATATCAATGAAAATTTAAACGAGCAAACGCAAATTTACATCGTTGAAGCAGGTGCTAGGCTAAAGGGTGACATTTTAGAGATCACTAAATTTCTAAATCCGCAAATCGTAATCGTAGGCGAAATCGGCGCGCAACACATTGAGTATTTTAAAACGCTTGATAATATCCGCTCTACCAAGCTTGAAGCACTTCAAAGCGCTCGTTTGCAAATGGCATTTTTACATAGTTCGACAAAAAAAGAGCCAAGCGAAAATATAGAAATTTACGATGAGAGTCTAAAAGATATCAATGCAAATTTAGATGGAATATCATTTATGCTTGATGACAAGAGTTACGCTTCGCCGCTGCTTGGTAAATTTAATGCTACAAATTTAGCCGTTTGTATAAAGGTGGCAAGATATCTAAAAATGAGCGATGAGGCGGTAGATAAAGCGCTATCTAAGATGAAAAACGTCGAGCACCGCCTAAGCAAGATCGAGGCTGGCGGCAAGCTGATAATTGACGATAGTTTTAATGGAAATTTCTCAGGCATGAGCGCAAGCTACGAGCTTGTAAGCACCTACGCTGGCAGAAAAGTGTTGCTAACACCAGGCATCGTCGAGAGTGACGCGGAGCAAAATGCAAATTTAGCCAAGGTGATAAATGAAATTTTTGATCTTGTTATCATCACAAGCTCGCTAAATGCTGAAGTTTTACTAAAGCACATCGTAAAGCCAAAGATCATCATCTTAAAGGATAAAAATAAAATGCAAGAAATTCTAGCTCAAAATACGCGTGCTGGCGATCTCATACTATTTTCAAACGACGCACCGAGCTTTATATGA